The following nucleotide sequence is from uncultured Draconibacterium sp..
ATCGCCCATTTCTCCTTCAAGATATGCGTCGATATTTTCAACTGAATATTGAGGTTCAACCGATTTTGCAACCTGCTGCAATGTTTCGCGCAAGTTCAAAATGTCAGTTTCCAAAACAGCCTCTTCAAGGCCTTCCAGACCTTCCATATCAAACCCATTCAAGTCATCTTCCATAGTGACTTGCTCGGAACCGTTTTGCTCTTTGTAATAATGGTGTACGTTTTCGTTGCTTGTTCGCTCATGCTGATATACATGAACTTTTGGGAGCGATTCGAAACTTTCAATAAGCTCTTCGGGTGTTAACTCTGATGTGGCTTCTTCAAATTCGCTGAAGTCGTCTAACAGCTCGAATGAGCCATTTAACTTGTCATTTTTGGTACTGTTTGATTGAATTTCTTCGAGTTTCCCTTTAAGATCAAGAACATCCATCTCCAAAACGGCTGACTGAATATTCTTTTGAAGTTCAACTTCTTCTCTTAATTCCTGGTTTAATTCTAACTCTTTTTCAAATTCTTCTCTCTCAGGGTTGTTTAATAAATCTAAACAGTAATCTTCAATGCGTCCAAATAATTCTGCTTTAGGTGTCATCTTCAAGTATCTTTTTAAATTCTGTATCTTGCTTTATGCGCTTTATCAACAGTTCTTTACATTTATACTTTCTTGTTTTAGCGTATTTTTCAGATTTATAGCCCATTATTTTTGCAATTTCTCTTAATGGGACCTTTTCAAAAAACATCTGCAATAGCTTCTGACAATCTGTACTCAAGGTTTTGAAATGCTTTTGATACAAACCGTATTTCTGGTTTTTATCGACCAATTCTACCAGGTTGTCGTCGTAAACGTCTTCCTGAAACGGTAATGAATCGTTCAGCTTTTCTTTCTCAATCCGTCGTTTCTCTAATTGCTTTAACCACAAAAATCGACATACTGAGAATAAATAACCTTGAAAAGAACTCTTTTCGAAAATTAAATCGTTTTCCTTTAATTTTCTGTAAATTACGATAATAGCTTCCTGGAAAAGATCACTGGCATCGTCCTCACTTCCTTGGTTTTTCTTAATGAAATAATTTACTTTATAGTAGTACTGTTTGTATATGTACTGCAAAATTAAATTATCGTGCCTTAAGATTCCTTTCAGGATTTGCGCATCCGTATAATTTATCATCTTCTAATATATTATTCGATTATTGGGTAAAAGGTAACCCTCTATTTAAAATTATTCTATCCACAACTTAATAACCAGCCTTGTTTTAAACATGCAATTTCGCTTATTAACAAGCCGTTACAAGATCTGATAAAGATAAAAATTAAATTAAAAAAAGAAGAAAACTTTTCGATTTATTGTTTGGGAGGGGGTATAAAACAAAAAGGACGGGTTCAACAACCCATCCTTTTCTCATTAAACTAACTAACCTAACTAAACCTAAACTTATGAAAATAAACGTACCACAAAGATAAAGGCATATTGTAAATCCGACAAGTAAAAGATGTTAAATGGTGTTAAACCCGGCCACAATTAACATTTTTTTTACTGTGCTACAAAGGTATATTGAATTGTCCCTTTTTGCCTGTACGGAGCTGAGTTATCGCTGTTAAATATAGTTCGGATTGCTGCTTCTTTTGCATAGGCAAACAGCTGCTTATCCCGGATAGACCGATCTTCGCGAGGTTCGGCATTAACAACCTGACCCTGGCGGTTTACAACAATATCGACAATTACTGTTCCTCCGCCCTGACTTAGATAAACAGGAACGGGCAAACTCAAGTGATAACGATTTTCCAGGTAGTAAACAATATTACTTTCACCGGCATAAATTACATTCTTTATCGAATCGCGATCCATGCCTTTTGTAGTTTCAACCGGCATTTTTATGTCACTCAAATCAACTGTTTCTTTAGCAAGATTATTATTGACATTCGAAACGAGCTGTTTGGCGGCCTCCACCTCTTTTAAATAGTCATCGTCGAAAAACTCGTCGGTTGAGGTAGTTGTATTTTCTGTTGCAGATCGATTTGAAGCAATGTTTGTTCGGGTATTGGTATTTTGTTCGCTATTTGGCTGATCCGTATTTTCTTCTTGTGTTTCGGGCTCCGCAATCTCAGGTTCGAGCATTTCTTCCGGGAATTCAATTAGAATAGCTTCTTCTTTTACGTTACCTTTTATATCTACATCGGCCAATAAAAATGCAGAAAACAAAAGAATATGAAATACCAGCGTACCGATTACTCCATAAATATTTCTTCTGTATAACTCTCCAATCTTCATTTGCAGCAAAAATATAAAATTAGCTGCGATAAAAGCCGGAATTCAAAGAGAATACTAACTTTTTTATGTTGAACATGATCCGGAATAAACACAAAAAAAAGAGTTCCCCAACCATGGAGAACTCTTTTCTATATCCTGTTTAAATCTATCTTGTTGCAACAATCATTGCCCTGAAATAGCCTATTGATTCAGCAATTCCCATAAACGGATCATCCATATTTCGCTCATGCTCCAAACTTACAGCTCCGGTATAATTCACTTCGCGAAGCATATTTACAAAAGCCGGAAAATCAATTATGCCTCTCCCAACTTCTACGGAATAACCTTGTTTGGTTCGACCGGTAACATCTTTTAAATGAATATCAAAAACTCTGGTATGGTATTTTTTCAAATCGGCCACCGGATTTTTTCCATTTCTGGTATCGTGACCAATATCGAGACACATACCAATGCGTGGATCCAAATCTTTTGTATGTTCCCACACATCTTCAGCATCTGGATACACATCGATATCAGGGCCATGCAAATGAATGGCAAAATATAAGCCGGTTTCCTTTACTTTCTTATTTACGTATGGAAGCAGTTCATAATCGGGCACACCAACAATCGTCTTAACTCCTACCCGTATCGCATAATCGAAATACTTATCGATATCCTCTTTACTTTTCATATAAAGTGGTCCAACCGCATAACCGGTAACACCATACTCTGCACATTTTTTATGAAATGCCTCAATTTCTTTCGAGGTGCTATTAACAGGTAAATGAAAATCCTTTATACAAAGGTAATGCACATCGCACCGTTTCATGGTTTCCAATGTTGTTTGCAAATCGAAATGCACAAAAGTATAACCGGCCATCCCAAGCTTAAACGATTCATTGGTTTCCGGTGCCGGCTGAGGTTCAGGGCGTTTTACCTCCTGTGCAGTTAGCGAAAAGGTAAATAGCAATAATAGCAGAAAAGATAGGGCTGATTTGTTCATCGTATTAAATTTAGTTGTTTCAGAAAAACAAATGTAACAATTAAACTTATACGGCATAGGTCTTAATAGCGATGCGTGTTTGAGAAAATACCAAGTGTATAATCCGCGTAATTTTAGACTCCCGCTGAATGATTAATCAATGAATATTGATTTTATTTAAAGCGTTTGGAAAAGAGCAATTAAATAGTTTGCCAGCGGGTTGTTATATTATAATTCTGAGCATATTCTTCGCGCTCCTTTTCTTCAACTGTCATTTTGCTTTCATCTTGCAGATTTTGCAGCTCAACACAAGCATGATTAATGTCATTTTTTACGCTTTTAAAGAATTTTTTCTTTATTTGATCGACCGCACATCTACAGAACAAATTAATCTTTTTCATTTTTTCGCTTTTTTTGAGTTATTTCTTTGAATCGTTCAACCGTTGCAACAAAACAGCGGCAAAGGAACTCATCGATGTATTCTGAATAATAATGTGATCCGGCAGGTCCAATATTTCATGGGTGAAATTCCAGATCGCCTTTACACCACAGTTCACTAAATCTTCAGCTACTTCCTGGGCCACATTATTTGGCGTGGTTAAAATGGCAATCTCAACATCCAGCCGGTTCGACAGATGGAACAGCTTGTTATACTCCAAAACCGGAGTATTTCCAATGTGTTGTCCGATCTTCTTTTCATCTACATCAAATGCTGCTATTACCTTTAACCCCAGCGTTTGGTGCTCCTGATAGGCCATCAAAGCAGAACCTAAATTACCGGCTCCAACCAGAAAAGCTTCGTTTACATGATTGAATCCTAAAAAGTCTTCCAGTGCATGACACAATTCGTAAGTATTGTACCCTACCCTTGGTTTTCCTTTAACTCCGGTAAATGCCAAATCTTTTACCACTTGTGTAGGATCGCACTTAAGTTCCTTTCCAATCGAAGGTGCTGAAATATTCATCACCCCTTTCTCACGAACTTTTTCAAGAAAAAATAAATATCCCGGCAACCTTCTTAATGTTGGTTCCGGAACTTGTTTTCTATTTTTTCGTACTGCGATCACTTTTGTAGCTTTTGTCATTTAGTTCGATTCAAATATAGTAATAACTCATAATAGAGAATTTTTTCTTTATTATAATTGTATGATTATTCACCAAAACTTAACATGTAAATCCTGCTGATTTTCAATTGCAAAGAGCAGTTTGCAATTTACAAAGAATGGTGTAAAATTCATTAAACACAATATTCCAATCGGTGCAAGATTTAGTCATCAATTAAAAAATATGTAGTAATTAAAGTTTTTTTTAATCCCTAATCTACAGACTTCAGAAAAATAATTTCTTATCATGATCCGGAAAGAAAATTCCTGCATCTATACGAATCCGGTCAAGCGTCTGGATTAAATCCTCGCTCATTTTCCATGTCATTTTCGGACTTTCGATCAACCCTGCATCCAAACACTCCATAACGTGTTTGGCTTCGTACTGGTACCCTGCCCCTTCTTTTGTCTCGTTTGGAATTAATTTTCGCTCTTCGTCGCCTTTCCAAACGGTTAAATCGGTTGGTGTAAACCAGCGTGGATGCAAAACTACGTATCCATTTTCGCAGCAAAATTCAGTTTGAACCGGTGAATGTACCGCAAAGCTTGAGGACAAACTGGCCATCTCTCCTCCTTTGTATTTGAAAATCATTTGGATACTTTCCTCGCTTCCGGTGGGACTAAAATCGGCAGAAGACTTAATCAGATCAGGAACACCCAAAGATGCCAGTGCTGCAAATACCGGGTAAATACCAATATCCAAAAGTGAGCCGCCACCCAATTTTACGTTATAGAGGCGTTTGTCTACATTAAACTCAGCATTAAAGGCAAAATCCGACCGAACCATTTTCAATTTACCCAGTTCTCCTGAATTGATAATCTCCAGCGCTTTTTGAAAACTGGGTTGAAACATGGTCCAGAAAGCTTCCATCAGGAAAGTATTGTTGTCCTTTGCACAGTTTATCATTTGTGCCACTTCGTGCTGATTCATGGCAAATGCCTTCTCACAAAGGACTGCCTTTTTATGCGTCAGGCACAACATGGTATGTTCAAAATGATGGGAATGCGGTGTTGCGATATAAACCACATCAACGTTTGGATCTTCAACCATTTCGTTGTAACTGCCATAGGCTTTTTCAAATCCCAGTTCGTTGGCAAAGCCCTGCGCGCGGCTTAAATCGCGCGATGCTGCCGCATACAGTTTGACATTTGGCAGCAATTTCAAATCGTTAACAAACTTATTGGCAATTTTACCACATCCTAATACTGCCCAATTGTATATTTTACTCATGATTTTTCGATTTAGTTTGAAGGCTAAATGTACAAACTAAATCAAAAGTATAAAACACCAAGATAGAATCCAAGCCCCACTTTTCCGATGTAGTGCAAAGGGGTAATCTACCTCCTGGTACCGATACGCTTCGCTATCGGGATTAGTTCAACTTACAAATTTCAGTGCGCTACGCTTCTGAAAATCGAGTTTCACTGAATAAAAATTCAGGAAGCCTGATGTCAGATTTTACGCCACTTTTTGCTTTGCTTTTGGCATATCAAAATATTTTTGAAATAATGCAAAGCGTTGCGACTTGCTTTGCGTGCGTTTCTTACGTAAATAATCGAAATGCAAGGGCGATACTTTTTCAATTTCTTCTAAATAATCGTTACTATACCACGTGTGATTTAAACCCACCGATTCAACAGTCATCATCTCAATGCTCCGATTCATTAAACCCAAAAAATCATCGCTTTTAACGCCATTAAAACAACGCATTTCTTCCAGTGCCTCGCGCCCAAAATGAATGGTTTTATTTACATAGCGCCCCAGATCCTTTTCAGGTAAACAAGAGAAAATGGTTTTGGTAGAAGCTAATGAATCCTCTTTTACATCCTGAATATCGTCGAGAAGTTGCAAATAAACTCCGTAACCAAAAAGCGCTTGTTCCTGCTCTCTGGTCATTTCACCGGCCACCAGGTAACCATCGGCTAAAACTGATGCTCCGCCTTTTTCAAAACAAATAGTACATATCTCATCATCAGACAGGCCATTCTGTGCGATCATTTTCAGGCTATTGGTTTGCCCCTGCTGAATGGCGTACAAACTTTCATACACCTTTGGAAATTCGCCACGTGGAAATTCATCCTCAAACATGGTAATTAAACGGAACAACTGCTTTTCGGTATGATTTACCGCTTCCTCAGGCAAGCCATGCAATCGACGATCGAAACGAGCTGAAAAAGCTTGTTTCTCAACTTTACTAAGCTCAGGATCGTCCAGTAAATTATCGCTGTACGGGTAGATCATGGAATAAGCAAATACCGACGGCGTAATCTTTACCGGCTTTTCAGCCATGAGTTGCAGACCATTCATTATCCACACATTTCGCATTCCCTGGTAAATATCTTCAGGTTCTAACTCAGGACCGAATGCACGTGCACGATAGAAAAAATCTTTCGAAACATCTTTGAATTCCTCTGACAGGATAATTTCAAGGTGCCCCGGATTAAAATCAAAAACAGTCTCCAGGAACGACCGGAACATAGGAAAAAATGACTTCGCAGGATCACGTTGCACCTGTTGTGCCTTACGAACATTCTGCAGGTCTTTCAACTTCTTTTGAAAACCATCAAAGTTGCGTTCGTGAGTGAACTTTTCTTCTGCTGAATAAGTGTTATGAAATTGCGGAAAAGTATCGGGGCTCCGCTCCCACATTTCTTTAAAATGGTCGATGTAATCCTGAACAGGTAGCATAAATCTTTGTTTTCCCCGAAATTAGCGGATATAAAAGAAATGCATGCAATTTATTAGATGACCGTAGGAATTTTGAGGGTTAAATGGGTTTTAAAAACTGTAAGTATCATTTCAAACGATATTCGGATTTCCGTGCCGTCTGAAATGATACTTGCAATTTATTATGCAATGTTGGTATAAACAGCCTGAACGTCTTCGTCCTCTTCCATTCTATCCAACATCTTTTCAATTTCTTCCATCTGTTCTTCGGTAAATTCTACAGGAGTGGTTGGAATACGTTGAAGTTCTGCTTTTTTAACGTCAATATTTAGTTCTTCAAACTTATGCGCCATGTCGCTAAAACTGGTGTATTCGCCATAAGCATAATACGTTCCTTCGTTCTCCTCAATTTCATCCAAACCGGCATCAATCAGCTCCAGCTCAATATCTTCCAGTTCCATTCCTTCCGGCATATCAAACTCAAAAACAGCTTTTCTTGAAAACATAAATTCCAGCGAACCATTAGGAACCTGACCACCACCGGCTTTATTAAAATAACTTTTTACATTAGCCACTGTACGCGTTGTATTATCGGTTGCTGCCTCAACAAAAACCAATACGCCATGCGGGCCTTTTCCTTCGTAGGTAGTTTCAATATATGCTGCTGCATCTTTTCCCGCTGCACGTTTAATGGCGGCATCGATATTCGCCTTTGGCATATTTTGCGCTTTGGCGTTCATGATTGCTGTACGCAGCGCAGGATTTAAATCCGCTTCAGGCCCACCTTCTTTTGCTGCAATGGTTATTTTCTTCGAAAGTTTTGGAAAAACCCTCGACATTTTATCCCAGCGTTTCTCCTTCGCTGCCCTCCGGTATTCAAATGCTCTTCCCATGAATAAGTCTGTTTTGAAATTTTGTGCGAAAGTAAATACAGAAAACCTAATTACCAAAAACAACGCTGGTGTTTTTTACCGTTATTTCGGTTCCGGTAACAATTTCTGTTCATGATTTATAAGATAATTATACTAGTTCGATCAACCTAATAAAGAATCTTCTTCGGTTTACAAACCTTATCTTCCTTTTTTACTTTGGCGCCACATTTTTTGCAACTGTATTTTGGATCTTCTTTATCTTGAAAATCTTTTTTTTTACATGCTTTTTTACTCATCTCCAATTTTCCTGTTCACGATGTACTACAACAACATTCACAGGATAATTGTTTTGCAAATACTCTCCAATCTTCTCGGCCGAATATACTGAGCGGTGCTGTCCGCCCGTACAACCAAAACCAAGCGAAAGATGTGTAAAACCACGCTCGAGGTAAACTTTCACCGATTGATCGACAAGAATTTTTACTGCATCAATAAAAAGCCTGATCTCTGATTTTTGCTCCAGAAATTCCTGCACCGACATATCTTTACCACTAAGCTGTTTGTACTCTTCGTACCGCCCCGGATTGTTTATAGCACGGCAATCGAAAACATGGCCGCCACCATTACCCGAAGGATCTTCAGGATAACCTTTTTTATACGAGAAACTGGTAATTCGCACGGTAAGGTTCGATTTTTCCTGCCCTATTTCCTTTAAAACTTCCGAGTGCGTAAGTTGCTTTAATACATTGGTCAGTTCCGGCAAATCAACCGGCAAATTCAAATCGGCAAGCAAAACTTCCAGGTTTTTCAGGGCGTAAGGAATACTTTTCAGGAAATGTTCCTTCTTCTCGTAAAAGCCACGGAATCCGTAAGCTCCCATCGCCTGCATAATACGAATGAGCACAAAACCTTTAAAGTAAGCTGAGAACTTCTCTTCATCAACTTTCATGTATTTCTTTAGTTCCGAAATATAATAGTTGTAAAGTTGAGTACGAACGCTTTCAGGAATATCGGCTTTTCCATCATAAAGCAAGGATGCCAGATCGTATTGTAGCGCCCCTAAACGTCCGCCCTGGTAGTCGATAAAATACACATCATCATCTTTCAGCATCACGTTGCGCGACTGGAAATCGCGGTATAGAAAATAGTTGGAACTTGCACTCAGTAAGTAATTACTAAACAACTGAAAATCATCTTCCAATGCCTGTTCATCAAAATGTATTTTTGCCAACTTCAGAAAATAGTATTTGAAATAGTTCAAATCCCACATCATCGATTGTTTATCGAAAGCTTCGCGCGGATAACACACCGAATAATCCATTTCTTTTCCGGCAATAATCTGGATTTTTGGCAGCGCCTGCAGCACCTTCTTATATTTCGAAATTATATTTTCCGAAAAACCTTCCTCTTCTCGTGTTTTTGTCAGGAATTCAAAAAGAGTAGTGTTGCCCAAATCTTCCAGTAAATACTTTTTCAAATCGGAGCTAACAGCGTACACTTTCGGCACTTTTATTCCTTTGTTATAAAAATGATTACTGAACGAAAGAAAAGCCGTATTCTCTTTTACATCGTTATTGATGGCACCAATTATTGTTCGGTGTTCGTTGCCCAAACGACAATACTGGCGGTACGATCCGGACGGAGGCAGCAATTCAAAACGTTCAACTTTTTCGTTAAAATGACTCTCAAAGAGTTGGACTATTTCGTTTTTTTCTGAAGTATTCAATGATCGAATTTTTAAATTAAAACTACATTTATGGTCTTAAACGTTAGCTATGTTTAAAACAAAAATCAAAAATATCCTTTTTTTGAGATTACTACGAAAATTCTTTGTATTGATTGGAATTTTCTTTGTTGTTTGTCTCGTATTTTCTTTCACCGAACAACCTTACCGGGGGTACCACTGGCTGGGTACAAGCAAATCAGAATTAAAATGGGAACCTAAAGCTATTATTTTATTGGGCGGCGGTGGAATGCCAAGCCAAAGCAACCTGATGCGCAGCTGGTACACCGAAAAAGCGGCAAAATCATTTCCCGAATCAAAAGTAATTGTAGCCATGCCCGGCTTATTAAGCGACAGTTTGAGTACACCTCAATTAATGAAATCGGAACTCGAACTGAGAGGTATTTCTGCAGAACGCATTGCTTTCGAAGCCGAAGGAACAAACACCCGCTCGCAGGCATTGAAATGTCAGGGAATAATAAAAATGCAGGACCCCATTTTATTGGTTACTTCTCCGGAGCATATGCGTCGTGCCGTTTTGGCTTTCAAAAAAGTTGGCTTTGAAAAAGTGAACGCCCTGCCCGCTTTTGAAAATGCTGCCGAAGCCGATTTTTCGTTTACCGACGATGAGCTGGGCGGCAACACAATCCTGATTCCAGATGTTGGGAACAACATTAATATGCGTTACCAAATGTGGAACCACTTAAAATATGAGATTCTGATTGCCCGCGAAATAGTCGCACTCAGCTACTACAAACTTAGGGGCTGGATATAAATACTACAATTGAACAATTAAAACAGTAGGTTTTTCATCGCGCAAAATATCAACAGAAATAGTTGCACCGGCTTCCAGTTTTTGCAGACGATCCATGTATTCATAAATATTACTCACCTTTTTCCCGTCGATGGCAACAATAATGTCTCCTTTTTTCATTCCGGCAGCATATGCCGGTTTGCCTTTCGAAATGGCATCAACACGCATTCCGCGTTTTTCCACACCGGCAAAATCGGGCATTACTCCCAGCGTCACTTTAAAACGGCCTCCTCTGCTACGCTGGAACTTGCTTCCGGCTTCCTGGAAAGTTAATTTCTCAGCACGGTTCACCACCTCGTCAACCAAAGCTGCCGAATAGTTCATCACTTTTTGTGCGCCTTCATAATTGATCAGTTCGGCATCGTCTTGAGGTGTATGATAATCGGGATGAGCACCGGTGGAAATGTAGATTACAGGAATATCCTCCAGATAAAACGAAGCATGGTCTGATGGGCCGATTCCTTCGCCGGTAAATGCCACCGTAAAATCCGGATTCAGATCATTTAACAAATCTTCGGTTTCTTCAGCAGTTTTTGTTCCGCCAATACTCAAACTATTATCGTCTTTTAGGCGGCCAATCATATCAAAATTGAACATGGCCACCATTTTATCGGTTTCAACCGGAGGTTTCATAGTAAAAGCTTTCGAGCCCAATAACCCCATTTCTTCCGCTCCAAACGCCACAAAAATTACACTGCGTTTATTGCTTTTATCACCTGCTAATTTCTCTGCCATTTGAATAACTGCAGAGACGCCCGAGGCATTGTCATCTGCTCCGTTGTGAACGGCAACGGTATCGATTGCGCGCGATCCGGAACCTAGTCCGCCCATTCCCAAATGATCGAAATGGGCACCCACAACCACATATTCATTTTTCAAGCTATCGTCGTTTCCTGGTAGCATCGCCACCACGTTTTGGGTAGATGTTTCTTTTAATTCAACTTTTACAGTTGTGCTAACTGTTGCCGGAACCCCGAGGTTTAACCCAGCATTTTGTTCCATTATTTCGGCTTCCAGTTTTTCAACCGTCTGATCGATGGCTTTTAAAATTTCATTGGCAACCGTGCGTGTTACCTGAATAACCGGTATAGAAAAACGGCTGTTGTTTTTATCAAAAAACAACGAAGACAATTCATCCTCTTCGCTGAATTTTGTACCTGCAACCAAAATAATTCCCGCGGCACCTTTATCCGATGCTTTTAATGCTTTTGCGCGTTCGCTCGAGAACTCAAGGTACGGACTGTTTGGATTATCAAGATCAGGATCACCCTGAAGAACCAACATCCATTTTCCACTGACATCAGCTCCATCAAAATCATTCCATTTCAGTGAATCGCGGT
It contains:
- a CDS encoding sigma-70 family RNA polymerase sigma factor — translated: MINYTDAQILKGILRHDNLILQYIYKQYYYKVNYFIKKNQGSEDDASDLFQEAIIVIYRKLKENDLIFEKSSFQGYLFSVCRFLWLKQLEKRRIEKEKLNDSLPFQEDVYDDNLVELVDKNQKYGLYQKHFKTLSTDCQKLLQMFFEKVPLREIAKIMGYKSEKYAKTRKYKCKELLIKRIKQDTEFKKILEDDT
- a CDS encoding RNase adapter RapZ, whose translation is MNTSEKNEIVQLFESHFNEKVERFELLPPSGSYRQYCRLGNEHRTIIGAINNDVKENTAFLSFSNHFYNKGIKVPKVYAVSSDLKKYLLEDLGNTTLFEFLTKTREEEGFSENIISKYKKVLQALPKIQIIAGKEMDYSVCYPREAFDKQSMMWDLNYFKYYFLKLAKIHFDEQALEDDFQLFSNYLLSASSNYFLYRDFQSRNVMLKDDDVYFIDYQGGRLGALQYDLASLLYDGKADIPESVRTQLYNYYISELKKYMKVDEEKFSAYFKGFVLIRIMQAMGAYGFRGFYEKKEHFLKSIPYALKNLEVLLADLNLPVDLPELTNVLKQLTHSEVLKEIGQEKSNLTVRITSFSYKKGYPEDPSGNGGGHVFDCRAINNPGRYEEYKQLSGKDMSVQEFLEQKSEIRLFIDAVKILVDQSVKVYLERGFTHLSLGFGCTGGQHRSVYSAEKIGEYLQNNYPVNVVVVHREQENWR
- a CDS encoding redox-sensing transcriptional repressor Rex, whose product is MTKATKVIAVRKNRKQVPEPTLRRLPGYLFFLEKVREKGVMNISAPSIGKELKCDPTQVVKDLAFTGVKGKPRVGYNTYELCHALEDFLGFNHVNEAFLVGAGNLGSALMAYQEHQTLGLKVIAAFDVDEKKIGQHIGNTPVLEYNKLFHLSNRLDVEIAILTTPNNVAQEVAEDLVNCGVKAIWNFTHEILDLPDHIIIQNTSMSSFAAVLLQRLNDSKK
- a CDS encoding sugar phosphate isomerase/epimerase family protein — protein: MNKSALSFLLLLLFTFSLTAQEVKRPEPQPAPETNESFKLGMAGYTFVHFDLQTTLETMKRCDVHYLCIKDFHLPVNSTSKEIEAFHKKCAEYGVTGYAVGPLYMKSKEDIDKYFDYAIRVGVKTIVGVPDYELLPYVNKKVKETGLYFAIHLHGPDIDVYPDAEDVWEHTKDLDPRIGMCLDIGHDTRNGKNPVADLKKYHTRVFDIHLKDVTGRTKQGYSVEVGRGIIDFPAFVNMLREVNYTGAVSLEHERNMDDPFMGIAESIGYFRAMIVATR
- a CDS encoding M28 family peptidase, with translation MKNFVFAALVILMAACGPKFDKEITIEDIHDNIDYLASDSLKGRKSGEQGDLLAAQYIAEKFEAAGLKLLFENGFQEFNLVTSAEIADGNQLKVNGTEFEVETDFLPYAFSANINAEAEVVFTGFGIEVNRDSLKWNDFDGADVSGKWMLVLQGDPDLDNPNSPYLEFSSERAKALKASDKGAAGIILVAGTKFSEEDELSSLFFDKNNSRFSIPVIQVTRTVANEILKAIDQTVEKLEAEIMEQNAGLNLGVPATVSTTVKVELKETSTQNVVAMLPGNDDSLKNEYVVVGAHFDHLGMGGLGSGSRAIDTVAVHNGADDNASGVSAVIQMAEKLAGDKSNKRSVIFVAFGAEEMGLLGSKAFTMKPPVETDKMVAMFNFDMIGRLKDDNSLSIGGTKTAEETEDLLNDLNPDFTVAFTGEGIGPSDHASFYLEDIPVIYISTGAHPDYHTPQDDAELINYEGAQKVMNYSAALVDEVVNRAEKLTFQEAGSKFQRSRGGRFKVTLGVMPDFAGVEKRGMRVDAISKGKPAYAAGMKKGDIIVAIDGKKVSNIYEYMDRLQKLEAGATISVDILRDEKPTVLIVQL
- a CDS encoding Gfo/Idh/MocA family oxidoreductase, encoding MSKIYNWAVLGCGKIANKFVNDLKLLPNVKLYAAASRDLSRAQGFANELGFEKAYGSYNEMVEDPNVDVVYIATPHSHHFEHTMLCLTHKKAVLCEKAFAMNQHEVAQMINCAKDNNTFLMEAFWTMFQPSFQKALEIINSGELGKLKMVRSDFAFNAEFNVDKRLYNVKLGGGSLLDIGIYPVFAALASLGVPDLIKSSADFSPTGSEESIQMIFKYKGGEMASLSSSFAVHSPVQTEFCCENGYVVLHPRWFTPTDLTVWKGDEERKLIPNETKEGAGYQYEAKHVMECLDAGLIESPKMTWKMSEDLIQTLDRIRIDAGIFFPDHDKKLFF
- a CDS encoding YdcF family protein, coding for MRLLRKFFVLIGIFFVVCLVFSFTEQPYRGYHWLGTSKSELKWEPKAIILLGGGGMPSQSNLMRSWYTEKAAKSFPESKVIVAMPGLLSDSLSTPQLMKSELELRGISAERIAFEAEGTNTRSQALKCQGIIKMQDPILLVTSPEHMRRAVLAFKKVGFEKVNALPAFENAAEADFSFTDDELGGNTILIPDVGNNINMRYQMWNHLKYEILIAREIVALSYYKLRGWI
- a CDS encoding YebC/PmpR family DNA-binding transcriptional regulator translates to MGRAFEYRRAAKEKRWDKMSRVFPKLSKKITIAAKEGGPEADLNPALRTAIMNAKAQNMPKANIDAAIKRAAGKDAAAYIETTYEGKGPHGVLVFVEAATDNTTRTVANVKSYFNKAGGGQVPNGSLEFMFSRKAVFEFDMPEGMELEDIELELIDAGLDEIEENEGTYYAYGEYTSFSDMAHKFEELNIDVKKAELQRIPTTPVEFTEEQMEEIEKMLDRMEEDEDVQAVYTNIA